Part of the Halococcus saccharolyticus DSM 5350 genome is shown below.
GCGCACCTTTCGTTGGGTCACGCGGCTCGCGGTGAGGCTGGCGACGATATCGTTCTCGAAGCCGAGCTGGGCGTCGATGTAGCGGTTGTCCTCTGCACCGAGCGCGTTCACGCTCTCGATATCGCTGTCGACCACCGACAGCAATACGTCGATGTCGTGGATCATCAGATCCAACACCGCGTTGTCCTCGATCCGGCGCTCGCGCGGCGATCCGAGCCGCTGGGCGTCGACCGCGATGATCTCGTGATTTTCGAGAATTTCGGTCACGGCTCTGATCGCGGGGTTGAACCGCTCGACGTGGCCCACCTGGATCGTGACGCCGTGTTCTTCGGCGAGCGAGATGAGTTCGCGACCCTCGCTCGGCTCGGCCACGAACGGCTTCTCGACGAGCACGTGGACGCCCGCTGTGATACACTCGCGTGCGATCGGGTAGTGGTGGGCGGTCGGAACGGCGATCGAGACCGCTTCGGCGGCCTCGGCCAGTTCGCACTGGTCCATCGCGCGTGTGCCGTGGCGCGTCGCGATCTCGCGCGCCCGGTCAGCGTCGGCGTCGGCGACGCCGACGAGCGAGACGCCCGGGAGTTCGCTGTAGACCCGCGCGTGGGACGCGCCCATGCTGCCGACTCCGATTACGCCGACTCGAAGCGGGTCCGTACTACCCATCCGCCG
Proteins encoded:
- a CDS encoding Gfo/Idh/MocA family protein codes for the protein MGSTDPLRVGVIGVGSMGASHARVYSELPGVSLVGVADADADRAREIATRHGTRAMDQCELAEAAEAVSIAVPTAHHYPIARECITAGVHVLVEKPFVAEPSEGRELISLAEEHGVTIQVGHVERFNPAIRAVTEILENHEIIAVDAQRLGSPRERRIEDNAVLDLMIHDIDVLLSVVDSDIESVNALGAEDNRYIDAQLGFENDIVASLTASRVTQRKVRELSITARECWITVDYIDRSVEIHRHSLPEYVEGGSGVHYRHEGVVERPMVDSGEPLKEELAAFVECAETGAEPVVTAGDGLRALEVARTIDRLATDEAMEVDV